The following proteins come from a genomic window of Proteiniphilum propionicum:
- a CDS encoding DNA-binding protein, producing the protein MARTITFNELRELKDKLPDGSIHQIASELDMKPETVRNYFGGYNYKEGNSVGIHIEPGPNGGIVVLDDTTIFDKALKILGLKDYPEPSPVNIEETE; encoded by the coding sequence ATGGCAAGAACAATCACTTTTAATGAGTTAAGAGAATTGAAAGACAAGCTCCCCGATGGTAGTATCCACCAGATAGCATCGGAATTGGACATGAAACCCGAAACCGTAAGGAACTATTTTGGTGGATACAATTACAAGGAAGGCAATAGTGTAGGAATACACATTGAACCCGGTCCGAATGGTGGTATTGTTGTTCTCGACGATACCACTATTTTTGACAAAGCATTGAAAATATTAGGGCTTAAGGATTACCCGGAACCGAGTCCGGTAAATATTGAAGAGACAGAGTGA
- a CDS encoding universal stress protein encodes MAKESKKSNTHDEKLVTVAIHTYEKACILKSILESEGIPTVIHGIKMIEPVIPGNVRVRINESDLPRALRIIEDVDFVSHEVAEELEETNREILIPVDFSDYSLSACEFGFRLASDMDCTVKLLHAFFTPFYPASVPFGDSFTLQATDKDLYHDVKNKTEEEMKILVKKIADEVASGKLPDVPYKTMLIEGLPEEEIISYSKKMRPAAIVMGTRGKNAKELDLIGSVTAEVMDGCTTPIFAVPDGAKARALTEMKTIVFLTNFREREFKAFDIMMKFLKLYPVKVYLAHIAKKEDIWNEIKLSGIQKRFSEIYPQLQTEYKLIDQSEGLEVTLDKFVEDNKIDMISLSSSRRNIFARMFNPGIARRMLFHSDTPLLVIKGM; translated from the coding sequence ATGGCAAAAGAGAGTAAAAAAAGCAACACACATGATGAAAAACTGGTAACGGTAGCCATTCATACTTACGAGAAAGCTTGTATATTAAAATCAATTTTAGAGTCTGAAGGTATTCCGACAGTTATTCATGGCATTAAGATGATAGAACCGGTAATTCCGGGAAATGTGCGTGTAAGAATTAATGAAAGCGATCTTCCCAGGGCACTCCGTATTATTGAAGATGTGGACTTTGTTTCACACGAAGTTGCTGAGGAACTAGAAGAAACTAACCGCGAGATACTTATTCCCGTCGACTTTTCCGATTATTCCCTTAGCGCCTGTGAATTTGGTTTCCGTCTGGCAAGCGATATGGATTGCACTGTAAAGCTGCTGCATGCTTTTTTTACACCCTTCTACCCGGCATCTGTCCCCTTTGGAGACTCTTTCACACTGCAGGCAACCGACAAAGATCTTTATCACGATGTGAAAAACAAAACAGAAGAGGAGATGAAGATCTTGGTAAAAAAGATAGCCGATGAAGTAGCTTCCGGTAAATTACCCGACGTACCTTATAAAACGATGTTGATTGAGGGGCTTCCGGAAGAGGAGATAATATCATATTCAAAAAAGATGCGTCCTGCGGCCATTGTAATGGGCACGAGAGGAAAGAATGCCAAGGAGCTGGATCTTATAGGGAGTGTTACTGCTGAAGTTATGGATGGTTGCACAACACCCATTTTCGCTGTTCCTGATGGGGCAAAGGCAAGAGCTCTCACAGAAATGAAGACTATAGTTTTTCTAACTAATTTCCGTGAACGCGAATTCAAGGCGTTCGATATAATGATGAAGTTTCTTAAACTTTATCCTGTGAAGGTTTATCTTGCACATATTGCCAAAAAGGAGGATATATGGAATGAGATAAAACTTTCGGGTATTCAGAAACGTTTTTCGGAAATCTATCCGCAACTGCAGACAGAGTATAAACTGATAGACCAGAGCGAGGGGTTGGAAGTTACTCTCGATAAGTTTGTGGAGGATAACAAAATAGATATGATCTCCCTGTCGAGCTCACGCAGGAATATTTTCGCCAGGATGTTTAACCCGGGTATCGCCAGAAGGATGTTGTTTCATTCAGATACACCGCTGCTGGTTATAAAGGGGATGTAA
- a CDS encoding OmpH family outer membrane protein: protein MKKMLFFACLFMALSLGNSYAQKYALIDMEYILKKIPSYENANKQLEALSQEWQKEVDTEVESVNAMYKKYQADLVFLAGNEKTKRENEIVAKENAIQELRNQYFGPQGELYKQREELIKPIQDSIYEAVKDISLESGYSIVVDRASASSIIFASPSIDISDQVLSKLGY from the coding sequence ATGAAAAAAATGCTATTTTTTGCCTGTTTATTTATGGCGCTTTCTCTAGGGAACAGCTATGCCCAGAAATATGCACTTATTGATATGGAATATATCCTGAAAAAAATTCCTTCATATGAAAACGCTAACAAACAGCTTGAAGCTTTATCACAAGAGTGGCAGAAAGAAGTTGATACAGAAGTTGAAAGCGTTAATGCCATGTATAAAAAATATCAGGCCGACCTGGTGTTTCTTGCCGGGAATGAAAAGACAAAACGCGAAAATGAAATTGTGGCCAAAGAAAATGCTATTCAGGAGCTGCGTAACCAATACTTTGGCCCTCAGGGAGAACTGTATAAACAGAGGGAAGAACTTATTAAGCCTATACAGGATAGTATATATGAAGCGGTTAAAGATATTTCATTAGAATCAGGCTACTCCATTGTTGTAGACAGGGCATCTGCCTCATCAATTATTTTTGCATCACCCAGTATAGATATTAGTGATCAAGTGCTCTCTAAATTAGGCTATTGA
- a CDS encoding vWA domain-containing protein — translation MFRFANPEYLWLFLAIPLLLAVYVYLNIRKRKDVQKMGTLSTLKKMMPEMSLKRSYLKFWLIFTALCTGVFMIARPQFGTKVETVEKEGIELVIAIDVSNSMLAEDVSPNRLARAKQILSRLIDVRRNDRVSLIVFAGEAYVQMPLTSDTQSAKIFLNTIDPSLVPIQGTAIGQAISLGMSSFSSDKEMSKAMIIITDGEDHEGNATEIAAEAAKSGMMINVVGIGSPEGSPVPSGEYGSNYMADSEGNVVVSRLNEQMCMEIAKSGKGLYVRADNSNTAIRALEAQLNELKTGKASSLTYSEYDEKFTFLAWFLLLILFAEILVYDKKNRLFRKVKLFKE, via the coding sequence ATGTTTAGATTCGCAAATCCGGAATATTTATGGTTGTTTCTCGCCATACCCCTGTTGTTGGCGGTATACGTTTACCTGAACATCAGAAAACGAAAGGATGTACAGAAAATGGGGACACTCTCAACACTTAAGAAGATGATGCCGGAAATGTCGTTGAAACGTTCCTATCTGAAGTTCTGGCTTATTTTTACGGCGCTTTGCACCGGTGTATTCATGATTGCACGTCCGCAATTCGGGACAAAAGTTGAAACGGTAGAGAAGGAAGGGATTGAGCTGGTAATAGCGATAGATGTGTCAAACTCCATGCTAGCTGAAGATGTCTCACCCAACAGGCTGGCGAGGGCTAAGCAGATATTGTCGAGGTTGATTGATGTGCGCAGGAACGATAGGGTATCATTGATAGTATTTGCAGGTGAAGCTTATGTGCAGATGCCACTGACATCTGATACGCAATCTGCAAAAATTTTTCTCAACACTATCGACCCAAGTCTTGTACCCATTCAAGGTACAGCAATTGGGCAGGCAATAAGCCTGGGAATGAGTTCTTTTTCAAGCGATAAGGAGATGAGCAAAGCTATGATTATAATTACCGATGGTGAAGACCACGAAGGTAATGCTACTGAGATTGCAGCCGAAGCGGCAAAGAGCGGGATGATGATCAATGTAGTGGGAATTGGTTCTCCTGAAGGCTCTCCGGTACCATCGGGCGAGTATGGCAGTAATTATATGGCCGATTCCGAAGGTAACGTGGTTGTTTCCAGGCTTAACGAACAGATGTGCATGGAGATAGCAAAAAGCGGTAAGGGATTGTATGTGAGAGCCGATAATTCAAATACAGCTATCCGTGCGCTTGAAGCTCAGCTTAATGAACTGAAAACGGGGAAAGCGTCAAGTCTTACATACTCTGAATATGATGAAAAATTCACTTTTTTAGCATGGTTTTTGCTGCTGATTCTTTTTGCTGAGATTCTTGTTTATGATAAGAAAAACAGGTTGTTCAGAAAGGTCAAGCTGTTTAAAGAGTAA
- a CDS encoding vWA domain-containing protein, which produces MEFLHPEYLYLLLLLIPLTAWYVIRLSKAQASFKLASLNAFKGFKPDLRVYMRHLPFVLRLISLALIIIVIARPQSVNSWEETETQGIDIVMALDVSGSMLAQDLLPDRLQAAKKVASEFITDRKNDNIGLVIFAGESFTQCPLTTDHKVLLNLLNEIEFGLIEDGTAIGLGLATSVNRLKNSESRSKVVILLTDGTNNRGQIAPLTAADMARSYGIRVYTVGVGTKGMAPTPVNTPYGIRMQNMPVDIDEKTLTEIAAMTGGQYFRAQDTEGLRQVYDEIDEMEKYLISVQNVTRRQELFLPFALVAMGLILLELLLRRTLLRSVP; this is translated from the coding sequence ATGGAATTTCTGCATCCTGAATATCTCTATTTATTACTGTTGCTTATACCGTTAACAGCATGGTATGTGATCCGTTTATCGAAGGCACAGGCTTCGTTCAAGCTGGCATCACTAAACGCATTTAAAGGGTTTAAGCCCGATTTAAGGGTTTATATGCGGCATCTTCCTTTTGTATTGAGGCTTATTTCCTTAGCGCTGATTATTATTGTAATTGCAAGGCCTCAATCGGTAAACAGCTGGGAGGAGACTGAGACTCAGGGAATTGATATTGTGATGGCGCTAGATGTATCTGGTTCCATGCTTGCTCAGGATCTCCTGCCCGACAGGCTTCAGGCAGCCAAAAAGGTAGCATCGGAATTTATTACTGACCGTAAAAATGACAATATCGGGTTGGTTATTTTTGCAGGGGAGAGCTTTACGCAATGTCCGCTCACAACCGATCATAAGGTTTTACTTAACCTGCTGAACGAAATTGAGTTCGGGCTGATAGAAGACGGAACTGCTATAGGCCTCGGACTTGCTACATCAGTGAACAGATTGAAAAACAGTGAATCGCGCTCGAAGGTGGTTATCCTTCTTACTGACGGAACAAACAACAGAGGCCAGATTGCTCCTCTCACAGCTGCTGATATGGCTCGTTCATACGGAATTAGGGTCTATACTGTGGGCGTGGGGACCAAAGGAATGGCGCCAACGCCGGTGAATACTCCATACGGAATAAGGATGCAAAACATGCCGGTAGACATCGACGAAAAAACACTCACCGAAATTGCGGCAATGACAGGAGGGCAATACTTCCGGGCACAGGATACCGAAGGCCTCCGCCAGGTGTATGACGAGATAGATGAAATGGAAAAATACCTTATCAGCGTGCAGAATGTAACACGCCGGCAGGAACTGTTTTTACCCTTTGCGCTGGTAGCAATGGGACTTATTTTACTTGAGCTGTTGCTTCGCAGAACATTGTTGAGAAGTGTGCCCTGA
- a CDS encoding AAA family ATPase yields MSQVVDIKELNEKIEQKSAFVQTLVAGMNKVIVGQKHLVESLLIGLLSDGHILLEGVPGLAKTLAIKTLAQLIDADYSRIQFTPDLLPADVIGTMVYSQRNEEFLVKHGPVFANFVLADEINRAPAKVQSALLEAMQERQVTIGEKTYSLPSPFLVMATQNPIEQEGTYPLPEAQVDRFMLKVVISYPSKEEEKQIIQQNIFEPVVGDKGVISTEAILEARKVVRDVYIDEKIGKYIVDIVFATRFPDQFGMTGLKEMIGFGASPRASINLALASRAFAFIKRRGYVIPEDIRAVCHDVLRHRIGLTYEAEANNLTSEEIISEILNKVEVP; encoded by the coding sequence ATGAGCCAAGTTGTTGATATTAAAGAATTAAACGAAAAAATCGAGCAAAAAAGTGCTTTCGTTCAGACACTTGTTGCCGGAATGAACAAAGTGATAGTTGGGCAGAAACACCTCGTGGAATCCCTGCTTATCGGGCTGTTGTCCGATGGGCATATCCTGTTGGAAGGGGTGCCCGGACTGGCGAAAACGCTGGCTATCAAAACACTTGCTCAGCTGATTGATGCTGACTACAGCCGTATTCAGTTCACCCCCGACCTTTTGCCTGCCGATGTTATTGGAACAATGGTTTACAGCCAACGTAACGAGGAGTTTCTGGTTAAACATGGACCTGTTTTTGCCAATTTTGTACTTGCAGACGAAATCAACCGAGCACCTGCAAAGGTGCAGAGCGCTCTGCTGGAGGCGATGCAGGAACGCCAAGTAACAATAGGTGAGAAGACCTATAGCTTACCTAGCCCCTTCCTCGTGATGGCAACCCAAAACCCTATCGAACAGGAGGGTACCTACCCGCTTCCGGAAGCGCAGGTGGACCGTTTTATGCTGAAGGTTGTAATATCATATCCGTCAAAAGAGGAAGAGAAGCAGATAATTCAACAAAATATTTTTGAACCGGTTGTTGGTGACAAGGGTGTTATATCTACCGAAGCAATCCTGGAAGCCCGCAAAGTGGTGCGTGATGTATATATTGATGAGAAGATAGGTAAATACATTGTTGATATTGTGTTTGCAACCCGTTTCCCCGATCAGTTCGGAATGACCGGACTGAAGGAGATGATAGGTTTTGGGGCATCGCCGCGCGCATCAATCAACCTGGCTCTTGCATCTCGTGCCTTTGCGTTTATCAAGAGGCGCGGCTACGTTATACCCGAAGATATACGTGCAGTGTGTCACGATGTGCTTCGCCATCGTATAGGCCTCACCTACGAAGCGGAGGCCAACAACCTGACTTCTGAAGAGATCATTAGCGAAATCCTGAATAAGGTTGAGGTACCTTAA
- a CDS encoding OmpH family outer membrane protein gives MFKKLLIIIIALAPLAAVAQDVKIAYLNAQEIFSAMPELPGIETKLTTKQEEINKNGQALVDEFNKKAEEFDKTPAGSEAIQQDRQKQLTQIQERYQVYLQNSQQEMGQLQQQLLEPVNKKIADAIKSVGDENNYTYIFDISTMQSPIVYVNSTTAVNITQQVKTKLGLK, from the coding sequence ATGTTTAAAAAATTATTGATTATTATTATTGCACTGGCTCCTTTAGCTGCTGTTGCACAAGATGTTAAAATCGCATATCTCAATGCACAGGAGATTTTCTCTGCTATGCCCGAACTACCTGGAATAGAAACCAAACTGACCACCAAACAGGAAGAAATCAATAAAAACGGACAGGCATTAGTGGATGAATTCAATAAAAAAGCAGAGGAATTTGATAAGACCCCTGCTGGTTCAGAAGCCATACAGCAAGACAGGCAAAAACAGCTTACCCAGATTCAGGAAAGATACCAGGTATATCTTCAAAACAGCCAACAGGAGATGGGTCAATTACAGCAGCAGCTACTCGAGCCTGTGAACAAAAAGATTGCAGATGCCATCAAGTCAGTAGGTGACGAAAACAATTACACTTATATCTTTGACATATCTACCATGCAATCACCTATTGTGTATGTGAACTCTACAACAGCTGTAAACATCACACAGCAAGTGAAAACAAAATTGGGTCTCAAATAA
- a CDS encoding tetratricopeptide repeat protein: MKSILYTFVFLLFDICSITVLGAQDTSDTILKATPQADTPVFHENTLENSLDSASQAYRNNDFKKSIEIYEGIVAEGIAEDRESAQIYYNLGNAYFRDNRLGKAILNYERALMLDPGDSDIRHNLRFAGSRTEDRIEEVGSLFLTNWINGIRNMLSSDIWGTAGIVFFLLFLVCLTLFLFVRLLWIRKTAFYSGIVFFVFMIIANIFAFNQKREQIQRNYAIVTVGAASVNASPDENSNVLFELHEGTKVKIRNSDGNWYEIEIANGSVGWTPKQKVEII; this comes from the coding sequence ATGAAATCAATATTATATACATTTGTTTTTCTGTTGTTTGACATCTGCAGTATCACAGTTTTGGGTGCGCAAGATACTTCAGATACAATTCTAAAAGCTACTCCTCAGGCTGATACACCTGTGTTTCACGAAAATACTTTGGAAAATTCTCTCGATTCTGCTTCTCAGGCATACAGGAACAACGATTTTAAAAAAAGCATAGAGATTTATGAAGGGATTGTGGCAGAAGGAATAGCAGAGGACAGGGAGTCTGCCCAGATATACTATAACCTGGGCAACGCCTATTTCAGGGACAACAGGCTTGGAAAAGCTATTTTGAATTATGAGAGAGCGCTAATGCTTGATCCCGGTGACAGTGATATAAGGCATAATCTGCGTTTTGCCGGTAGTCGCACCGAAGACCGTATTGAAGAGGTTGGCAGCCTGTTTCTTACCAACTGGATTAATGGCATCCGCAATATGTTAAGCTCCGATATTTGGGGTACTGCAGGTATTGTGTTTTTTCTCCTATTTCTGGTATGTTTAACACTTTTTCTGTTTGTTCGCTTATTGTGGATAAGAAAAACTGCTTTTTACAGCGGAATAGTGTTTTTTGTATTTATGATTATTGCAAATATATTCGCATTTAACCAGAAAAGAGAGCAAATTCAAAGGAATTATGCTATCGTGACAGTTGGTGCTGCCAGTGTTAACGCTTCTCCTGATGAGAACAGCAATGTGCTTTTTGAGCTGCATGAAGGTACAAAGGTAAAGATAAGGAACAGCGATGGAAACTGGTATGAGATAGAGATAGCGAACGGAAGTGTGGGCTGGACTCCGAAGCAGAAAGTTGAAATTATCTGA
- a CDS encoding phosphatase PAP2 family protein, translating into MRRIVESMLPIERELFFALNGSDSVFLDNVMWTISGRFVWIPLFLFIFLLFFYKTKWNNALLVSIFFIIVLVLCDQISSSLFKPLFERRRPTHHIDFRNLVDIVNNYRGGMYGFISGHATTSSGLAVFISLVLKYRGVSIATVAWAVLYSYTRIYLGVHFITDILAGMIVGVIIAILLYKLFNWSRNKFIFSPIFERTVVFSRKHGIILSLFITIYIILLIIFSPFLSTLPH; encoded by the coding sequence ATGAGAAGAATTGTTGAAAGTATGCTGCCGATAGAACGAGAGCTGTTTTTTGCCTTAAATGGCAGTGATTCGGTTTTTCTCGACAATGTGATGTGGACAATAAGTGGAAGGTTTGTATGGATACCACTTTTTTTGTTTATATTCCTGCTCTTTTTCTATAAAACAAAATGGAATAATGCACTGCTGGTATCAATTTTCTTTATCATTGTTCTAGTCCTTTGCGATCAGATATCTTCATCGTTGTTCAAACCTCTGTTTGAGCGTCGCAGGCCGACTCATCACATCGATTTCAGAAATTTGGTCGATATTGTTAACAATTACAGAGGTGGTATGTACGGTTTTATTTCAGGGCATGCTACAACAAGTTCAGGCTTAGCCGTTTTTATCTCACTTGTTTTAAAATATCGTGGTGTTTCCATTGCTACGGTTGCATGGGCTGTGTTATACAGCTATACCCGTATTTACCTTGGTGTACATTTTATTACAGACATTCTGGCCGGTATGATTGTGGGTGTTATTATAGCAATTCTTTTATATAAATTATTTAACTGGTCACGAAATAAATTTATTTTTTCCCCAATATTTGAGCGAACTGTCGTCTTTAGTAGGAAACATGGTATTATACTGTCACTATTTATTACTATCTATATTATTCTCTTGATTATTTTTAGTCCTTTTTTGTCAACTTTACCTCATTGA
- a CDS encoding tetratricopeptide repeat protein yields the protein MNRFVYKYLILIIMAVTVPVTVSAQKEVRKNIRKGNKEYNQQKFSAASDFYEKAVEENPSSGEANFNLGNTLYKQKEWERSIEQYNRFISLQQENPMEASAAWHNIGNAMLQKKELQKSMEAYKMALRLNPLDGGARYNLAVVQKMIQDEQENKQPDKGEGEQEQQQEQQQEQQQEQQDQPRQNQQDKEQRAEQPDEPEQMSRDNARQLLQAIEQDEQQTQEKVQQIKARQKEEKAESNRRRNKNW from the coding sequence ATGAACAGATTCGTTTATAAATATTTGATACTAATTATTATGGCCGTTACGGTTCCTGTAACCGTATCGGCACAAAAGGAGGTACGGAAAAATATACGTAAAGGGAATAAGGAGTATAATCAACAAAAATTTTCTGCTGCATCAGACTTTTATGAAAAGGCAGTAGAGGAAAACCCATCTTCCGGGGAGGCAAACTTTAACCTTGGGAATACGTTATATAAACAAAAAGAGTGGGAAAGATCTATCGAGCAATATAACCGCTTTATCTCTCTGCAACAGGAGAATCCAATGGAAGCATCTGCAGCATGGCACAATATAGGAAATGCAATGTTGCAGAAGAAAGAGTTGCAAAAATCGATGGAAGCCTATAAGATGGCATTGCGGCTTAATCCGCTGGACGGGGGAGCACGATATAATCTTGCAGTTGTTCAGAAGATGATTCAGGATGAACAAGAGAATAAACAGCCTGACAAGGGTGAGGGTGAACAGGAACAGCAGCAGGAACAGCAGCAGGAACAACAGCAGGAACAACAGGATCAGCCCCGACAGAACCAGCAGGATAAGGAGCAACGTGCCGAGCAGCCGGATGAACCTGAGCAGATGTCGCGCGACAATGCCCGTCAACTTCTACAGGCAATCGAGCAGGATGAGCAGCAGACACAGGAGAAAGTACAACAGATAAAAGCCCGGCAAAAAGAGGAAAAGGCAGAAAGTAACAGGAGGCGCAATAAAAATTGGTAA
- a CDS encoding BatD family protein, with translation MKYMHSIRTFIILLVVLFVNSATQLFAQVTFKASAPATVVEGEQFRLSYVMNKEGRNLRLPDLSDFDLLFGPSTSTSYSQRTVNGKTTSESSVTYTYILMAKKAGTFNIPPASITIDGSNYQSNSLQIKVLPPDEASARSQEPGGGQRGESPSAGSGQVAVSATDAFIRAIVSKNSLYEQEGFTVTFRLYTTLNIVNIGKIQFPEFEGFMVEDIALPVNQQLQMERYNGRNYYTADLRKTLLFPQRSGQITIPRGNLEMVFSVPSGRRVSTFFGSQEVMVDVKKNLETNPLVINVKPLPGNKPESYSNAVGTFTLKPSISTSETKANEAITLRLEISGTGNLKLIRNPEVVFPGNFELYDPVVDNSFNVTTNGLTGIRKIEYMAIPRYEGTYAIPSVEFTYFDLNSNSYKTLTSPEYKLIVGKGDPSSVTAGSFVNRQDVIAEQDIRFLKTGEPSFKSRSNFFAGSLIYWLWYVVPMLLLILYYLINRKKARENANVALMRTKKANKVAVKRLNAAGKYLKANDKESFYDEVLRALWGYFSDKLSIPLARLTKNNIEDELSKYGISDILVGKFMHILDTCEFARYAPAESNAEMGQLYNDTLAAIGEMENRLKKNKQDK, from the coding sequence ATGAAATATATGCATAGCATACGCACTTTTATTATTCTACTGGTTGTATTATTTGTAAATAGCGCAACACAGCTCTTTGCACAGGTTACTTTTAAAGCTTCAGCACCGGCAACGGTTGTTGAAGGCGAGCAATTCAGGCTGAGCTATGTAATGAATAAAGAGGGGCGCAATCTGAGGCTGCCTGATCTGTCCGATTTCGACCTTCTTTTCGGCCCGAGCACATCTACCAGCTATAGCCAGCGGACAGTCAACGGTAAAACAACCTCAGAAAGTTCCGTTACATATACTTATATCCTCATGGCCAAGAAAGCGGGAACATTCAACATACCGCCTGCTTCAATAACTATTGATGGAAGTAATTACCAATCAAATTCTCTTCAAATAAAAGTTCTCCCTCCCGATGAAGCTTCAGCCCGGAGCCAAGAACCCGGCGGAGGGCAGAGAGGGGAGAGCCCTTCAGCCGGTTCAGGTCAAGTGGCTGTTTCAGCCACTGACGCATTCATAAGAGCTATTGTTTCCAAAAACAGTCTGTATGAACAGGAGGGGTTTACAGTGACATTCAGGTTATATACAACACTTAATATTGTAAATATAGGAAAGATTCAGTTTCCTGAGTTTGAGGGGTTCATGGTTGAGGATATAGCACTTCCCGTGAATCAACAATTGCAGATGGAGCGCTATAACGGAAGGAATTACTATACAGCTGATTTGCGCAAGACATTGCTTTTTCCACAGAGATCGGGACAGATAACCATACCGAGAGGCAACCTTGAGATGGTTTTTTCCGTTCCGTCTGGCAGGAGAGTCTCCACCTTTTTCGGTTCTCAGGAGGTGATGGTAGATGTAAAGAAGAATTTGGAGACCAATCCTTTGGTAATAAATGTGAAGCCTCTTCCTGGCAATAAGCCGGAAAGCTATTCAAACGCCGTGGGTACATTTACGCTAAAGCCATCTATAAGCACTTCCGAAACAAAGGCAAACGAAGCAATCACTTTGAGGCTTGAAATTTCGGGAACCGGGAACCTTAAGCTGATACGAAATCCTGAAGTTGTGTTTCCCGGTAACTTTGAGCTGTATGACCCGGTTGTTGACAACTCTTTCAACGTCACTACAAACGGATTGACCGGTATAAGAAAAATTGAGTATATGGCCATTCCGCGCTACGAGGGTACTTATGCAATTCCATCTGTGGAATTTACCTATTTCGACCTGAATAGTAATTCTTATAAGACACTGACTAGCCCCGAATATAAACTGATTGTAGGAAAAGGAGATCCGAGCAGTGTCACCGCCGGCAGTTTTGTTAACCGGCAGGATGTGATAGCAGAACAGGATATCCGTTTTCTGAAAACTGGAGAACCTTCATTCAAATCAAGAAGCAACTTTTTTGCGGGGTCACTCATTTACTGGCTATGGTATGTGGTTCCAATGCTGTTGCTAATTCTCTATTACTTAATTAACAGAAAAAAGGCTCGTGAAAACGCGAATGTTGCATTGATGCGAACCAAAAAGGCTAATAAGGTAGCTGTAAAGAGGCTAAATGCTGCTGGAAAATATCTAAAGGCAAATGACAAGGAGAGTTTCTACGACGAAGTACTCCGCGCCCTATGGGGATATTTCAGCGATAAGCTATCAATTCCATTAGCAAGGCTCACTAAAAATAATATTGAGGATGAGCTGTCGAAGTATGGAATCAGTGATATACTTGTAGGTAAGTTTATGCATATTCTCGACACCTGTGAATTTGCGCGTTATGCCCCTGCAGAAAGTAACGCTGAGATGGGGCAGCTCTACAACGATACATTGGCAGCTATCGGAGAAATGGAAAACAGGCTTAAGAAAAACAAACAGGACAAGTAG
- a CDS encoding DUF58 domain-containing protein: protein METTELLKKVRQIEIKARGLSRNIFAGEYHSAFKGRGMAFSEVREYQYGDDLRDIDWNVTARYNRPFVKIFEEERELTVMLMIDVSDSLGFGSQSVLKRDMVAEIAATLAFSAIQNNDKIGVVFFTDKVEKFIPPKKGRKHILFIIREILGFNPENSGTDLNMAIQYMTNAIKKRCTAFLISDFIDSNGYSKAMQIANRKHDMVAIQVYDKLSTGLYPIGLMKVRDAETGEELWINTSSKKVRNEYSNWWNRMQAEMNNAFRQSGIDSVSISTGCDYVKLLLQLFQQRK, encoded by the coding sequence ATGGAAACTACTGAACTATTAAAGAAAGTACGACAAATTGAGATAAAGGCACGTGGGCTCTCGCGGAATATTTTCGCCGGTGAGTATCATTCTGCTTTCAAGGGACGGGGTATGGCTTTCTCAGAGGTAAGAGAGTATCAGTACGGCGACGACCTTCGCGATATAGACTGGAACGTTACGGCACGTTATAACCGTCCTTTCGTTAAAATATTCGAAGAGGAACGTGAGCTCACCGTGATGCTTATGATAGATGTGTCAGATAGTTTGGGCTTTGGTTCGCAATCGGTGCTGAAACGTGATATGGTGGCTGAGATAGCGGCAACGCTTGCTTTTTCAGCTATTCAGAATAATGACAAGATAGGGGTTGTTTTTTTTACCGACAAAGTGGAGAAGTTTATCCCACCTAAAAAGGGAAGAAAGCATATCCTGTTCATTATTCGTGAAATTCTGGGATTTAACCCTGAAAACAGCGGTACAGACCTGAACATGGCAATTCAGTATATGACAAACGCTATAAAGAAGCGTTGTACCGCTTTTCTGATATCAGACTTTATCGATTCTAACGGTTACAGTAAAGCGATGCAAATAGCCAACCGTAAGCACGATATGGTGGCTATCCAGGTATACGACAAGTTAAGCACCGGGCTCTATCCCATTGGCCTGATGAAAGTGAGAGATGCGGAAACGGGAGAAGAGCTGTGGATTAACACATCTTCCAAAAAAGTACGGAATGAATACAGTAACTGGTGGAACAGGATGCAGGCCGAAATGAATAATGCTTTCCGCCAAAGCGGTATTGACAGTGTCTCTATTTCAACCGGATGCGATTATGTGAAATTGCTCCTGCAACTATTCCAGCAAAGAAAATGA